The following are encoded together in the Aphis gossypii isolate Hap1 unplaced genomic scaffold, ASM2018417v2 Contig00071, whole genome shotgun sequence genome:
- the LOC126553129 gene encoding uncharacterized protein LOC126553129, translating into MNGETFYEWMEGVLPRLKENCVIIMDNASYHSMKLDKAPSSQTRKADIIKWLEDKGEVIDKPMCIPQLLDIVKRIKPRHQKYVIDELAKKHNRDVLRLPPYHCELNPIEMVWSSVKRYVRMNNTTYKLQDVKNLLIEASNVWMQTCGRII; encoded by the coding sequence ATGAATGGGGAGACATTTTATGAATGGATGGAGGGTGTATTGCCACGTTTAAAAGAGAACTGCGTGATAATCATGGACAATGCATCATATCATTCTATGAAGCTGGATAAAGCACCGTCGTCGCAGACCAGAAAggctgatattataaaatggttgGAGGATAAAGGCGAGGTTATAGACAAACCTATGTGTATACCACAACTTCTGGACATTGTGAAAAGAATCAAACCACGGCATCAGAAATACGTAATTGACGAATTGGCCAAAAAACATAACCGTGATGTACTTCGACTACCTCCATATCATTGCGAGCTGAATCCCATAGAAATGGTTTGGTCATCTGTAAAAAGGTACGTACGGATGAACAatacaacatataaattacaggatgtcaaaaatttattaattgaggCATCGAACGTGTGGATGCAGACATGTGGAAGAATTATATAA
- the LOC126553130 gene encoding uncharacterized protein LOC126553130 — MDPPQTVSRSPIKKNPPGKRVDSGKRQMIINAYKAKINVDPTKSLRTIRQELSKELAIGATTISTTITEYNTTKRVISPSKTRVKKTFRETFDEFHRNAVRRHVHSFWFKREIPTVDKIHHAVSNDNSLPTISRTNLYRLLKEMDFNIANVVEIVH, encoded by the exons atgGACCCACCACAAACTGTAAGCCGTtcaccaattaaaaaaaatccaccaGGAAAG CGAGTAGATTCTGGCAAGAgacaaatgattattaatgcGTACAAGGCAAAAATCAATGTGGATCCGACAAAGTCTTTAAGAACAATCCGGCAAGAACTTTCTAAAGAATTGGCCATTGGAGCAACAACAATTTCAACAACCATAACCGAGTACAACACTACTAAAAGGGTAATATCTCCTTCCAAAACACGTGTTAAGAAAACATTTCGTGAAACATTTGATGAGTTTCATAGAAATGCGGTTCGTAGGCATGTACATAGTTTTTGGTTTAAACGTGAAATTCCTACTGTCGACAAAATACACCATGCAGTTTCGAATGACAACTCCTTACCGACAATTTCAAGGACAAATCTTTATAGGCTTTTAAAAGAAATGGATTTCAATATAGCAAACGTAGTCGAAATAGTGCACTGA
- the LOC126553131 gene encoding uncharacterized protein LOC126553131, translated as MLKNGKNIGINKPTTITGHNNVAESNVDFSFHNDIDISFEIEEGDEIVLDTQHFETDEVVEDINHSLLLPFNKENKLDLKDLDNSVNKIDNISTSVLTEKHSKKFQNIGLMQR; from the exons ATGCTCAAGAATGGAAAGA ATATTGGCATTAATAAACCTACTACCATAACTGGACATAATAATGTTGCTGAGTCTAATGTTGATTTTAGTTTTCATAATGATATTGATATTAGTTTTGAAATAGAag agggTGATGAAATAGTTCTTGATACCCAACATTTTGAAACAGATGAAGTAGTTGAAGATATTAATCACTCTTTATTACTACCATTTAacaaagaaaacaaattag atTTAAAAGACCTTGATAATTCCGTCAATAAAATCGATAATATCTCAACTTCTGTTTTAACtgaaaaacattcaaaaaaattccaaaacatCGGTCTAATGCAGCGATAA
- the LOC126553132 gene encoding putative nuclease HARBI1, protein MTEATRTSALNIQTKVFIALNFFATGSYQLPVGNSNLAIVSQPTVSRAIDEVVNALNQPEIFKYWVKYPSTLIELRQTREKFNTKYNFPGIVGIIDCTHIGIFPPKTDDPVYPEYIYVNRKNYHSINVQLVCDSDMKIINVSALFPGSVNDAYIWNNSLLEPTLRRIYNHNPEGFYLLGDSGYPLRPWLMTPLMQYQPNTPEERYNRRFKHVRSLMKDNNVQFQNDEDGNVEEIDLGIFGVDDNERQDIQGLNEDLVAGRRMQHRVIRYFA, encoded by the exons ATGACAGAAGCAACAAGGACATCTGCCTTAAATATACAGACTAAA gtATTCATAGCTTTGAATTTCTTTGCAACTGGCTCCTACCAACTTCCCGTTGGGAACAGTAATTTAGCGATTGTTTCCCAGCCAACTGTTTCAAGAGCGATAGATGAAGTAGTTAATGCTTTGAATCAacctgaaattttcaaatattgggTAAAATACCCATCAACATTAATAGAACTACGACAAACAagagaaaa atttaatacaaaatacaattttcctGGAATAGTGGGAATTATAGATTGTACACATATTGGAATATTTCCTCCCAAAACCGATGATCCTGTTTATCCTGAgtacatttatgtaaatagGAAGAACTATCATAGCATAAATGTTCAGCTA gtcTGTGATTCcgacatgaaaataataaatgtttcagCATTATTTCCTGGGAGTGTAAATGATGCTTATATATGGAACAACTCTCTACTTGAACCTACACTCAGGagaatatataatcataatccTGAAGGATTTTATCTTTTAG GAGATTCCGGCTATCCTTTGAGGCCTTGGCTAATGACGCCCTTAATGCAATATCAACCAAATACTCCTGAAGAAAGATACAATCGTAGATTCAAACATGTTAGAAGCTTGATGAAAGAT aataatgtacaatttcaaaatgatGAAGATGGTAATGTGGAAGAAATTGACTTAGGAATATTTGGAGTCGATGACAATGAAAGACAAGATATACAAGGCTTAAATGAAGATTTAGTAGCTGGTAGAAGGATGCAGCACCGTGTTATAAGATACTTTGCTtag
- the LOC126553136 gene encoding uncharacterized protein LOC126553136, whose translation MWSVVAFDDDETVEAVPSYWFQKNKCAGPKRNYKKFLDRRIQPNEVDFDFLPARKLGKNIDTYLIAREKAKKAENTSDISTHESSQENYPNSSISMKQFKKSKINDGKKLLESVLWSPCSEICFDDDDSNTDPNYHPCEEQKPSETQSSLNEVLSTPVILQNVSNNYQRNSKVRKQLIFDTKNHSQSSLSNYTKLPKCTGSEPTKFLLKPSSSAVSNIRNEDLTKSQTNFYGSSEIILTPSSPFKISNVESEELITNTKSDIYGPSKIISTPSSPFKISIVDEGQGITGLQSNVSQLSSVLISSDKNDILHKLNRNVLNMKYDIKTLIEKNEKLEELILNISTGNNSNLPIRNFTNGLFEDDFLSL comes from the exons atgtgGTCTGTTGTTGCGTTTGATGACGATGAAACAGTAGAAGCTGTACCATCATATtggtttcaaaaaaataaatgtgctGGGccaaaaagaaattataaaaaatttttagacCGTAGAATTCAACCTAATGAAGTTGACTTTGATTTTTTACCTGCTCGAAAATTAGGAAAAAATATcg ACACTTATTTGATTGCTAGAGAAAAGGCAAAAAAAGCCGAGAATACTTCTGATATATCAACTCATGAATCATCTCAAGAAAATTATCCTAATTCTTCTATATCTAtgaaacagtttaaaaaaagtaaaattaatgatgGCAAAAAATTACTAGAATCTGTATTATGGAGTCCATGTAGCGAAATTTGTT TTGATGACGATGATAGCAATACAGATCCCAATTATCATCCATGTGAAGAGCAAAAACCTTCTG aaacacAGTCTTCTTTAAATGAAGTATTATCTACACctgtaatattacaaaatgtatcaaataattatcaacGTAATTCTAAAGTAAGAAAACAACTCATATTTGATACGAAAAATCATAGTCAGAGTTCATTGAGCAACTATACGAAGCTACCAAAATGTACTG gatCTGAACCAACAAAATTCCTGTTAAAACCATCGTCATCTGCAGTATCAAATATTAGGAATGAAGACTTAACTAAATCACAAACTAATTTCTATGGATCatcagaaattattttaacaccaTCATCgccatttaaaatatcaaatgttgAAAGTGAAGAACTTATTACTAATACTAAATCTGATATCTATGGACCGTCAAAAATCATTTCAACTCCGTCTTCgccatttaaaatatcaattgttGATGAAGGCCAAGGAATTACTGGATTGCAATCAAATGTTTCTCAATTATCATCTGTATTAATTTCATCTGATAAAAATG atattcttCATAAACTAAAtcgtaatgttttaaatatgaaatatgatataaaaaccttgattgaaaaaaatgaaaaacttgaagaattgattttaaacataagCACTGGTAATAACAGTAACTTACCAATTAGGAATTTTACAAATGGTTTGTTTGAAGATGATTTTCTTAGTTTATAA